The following is a genomic window from Pseudomonas parafulva.
GAATTCTTGCCTTGCGCCAGGCGGACATGCGATCGGCAGGCCGGGCCAAGGACGCCTCCGACCGGCAGGTCGGAGGCGGAACGGGCGGTACTTTACCCGAGAAATGGGTTTTACGCGGTTTCTACCGTCGGAAAACTCTTCACCAGGTCGTCCAGTTGCTTGAGCTGCGCCAGGAACGGCTCCAGTTTGTCCAGACGAAGCGCGCAAGGGCCATCGCACTTGGCGTTGTCAGGATCCGGGTGCGCCTCAAGGAACAGTCCGGCCAGGCCCTGGCTCATGCCCGCCTTGGCCAGGTCGGTGACCTGGGCACGACGGCCACCGGCCGAGTCGGCGCGACCGCCTGGGGTCTGCAGCGAATGGGTGACGTCGAAGAACACCGGGTACTCGAACTGCTTCATGATGCCGAAGCCGAGCATGTCGACCACCAGGTTGTTGTAGCCGAAGCTCGAACCACGCTCGCACAGAATGAGCTGATCGTTGCCGGCCTCCACGCACTTGGCGAGGATGTGCTTCATCTCGTGCGGCGCCAGGAACTGCGCCTTCTTGATGTTGATCACCGCGCCGGTCTTGGCCATGGCCACCACCAGGTCGGTCTGGCGCGAGAGAAACGCCGGCAACTGGATGATGTCGCAGACCTTGGCTACCGGTTCACACTGGTAGGGCTCGTGCACATCGGTGATCACCGGCACGTCGAAGGTGCGCTTGATCTCTTCGAAGATCTTCAGCCCCTCTTCCATGCCCGGGCCTCGATAGGACGTGACCGAGGAGCGGTTGGCCTTGTCGAAGCTGGCCTTGAACACATACGGGATACCGAGTTTCTCGGTCACCCGTACATACGCTTCGCAGACCTTCAGAGCCAGGTCACGGGACTCCAGAACGTTCATGCCGCCGAACAGGACGAACGGCTTGTCGTTGGCGATCTCGATGTTGCCGACGCGAATGATCTTCTGGGTCATGGATCAGGCCTTGTTCTTCTGCTTCAGGGCAGCCTTGACGAAACCACTGAACAGCGGGTGGCCGTCGCGCGGGGTCGAGGTGAACTCCGGGTGGAACTGACAAGCGACGAACCATGGGTGATCCTTGGACTCGACCACTTCGACCAGTGCGCCATCTTCGGAACGACCGGAAACCACCAGACCCGCCTCAACCAATTGCGGCAGCAGGTTGTTGTTCACTTCGTAGCGGTGGCGGTGACGCTCGGTGATCACGTCCTTGCCGTAGCAATCGTGCACGTTGGAGCCGGCCGCCAGTTGGCAGTCCTGCGCGCCCAGGCGCATGGTGCCGCCCAGGTCGGAGGCTTCGCTGCGGGTTTCGACTGCACCGGTGGCATCGGCCCACTCGGTGATCAAGCCCACGACCGGGTGGCCGCTGTTGCGATCGAACTCGGTGGAGTTGGCATCCTTCCAGCCCATCACGTTACGGGCGAACTCGATCACGGCCACCTGCATCCCCAGGCAGATGCCCAGGTACGGCACCTTGTTCTCACGGGCGTACTGCACCGCAGTGATCTTGCCTTCCACGCCGCGCAGGCCAAAACCGCCCGGTACCAGAATGGCATCGGCGCCTTCGAGCAGGCGGGTGCCCTGGTTCTCGATGTCTTCGGAATCGATGTAGCGCAGGTTGACCTTGGTGCGATTGGTGATGCCGGCGTGGCTCATCGCTTCGATCAGCGACTTGTAAGCATCCAGCAGTTCCATGTACTTGCCGACCATGGCGATGGTGACTTCGTGCTCAGGGTTGAGCTTGGCATCTACCACCTTGTCCCACTCGGACAGATCGGCACCGTTGCACTGCAAGCCGAAGCGCTCGACGACGAAATCGTCCAGCCCCTGGGCATGCAGCACGCCTGGGATCTTGTAGATGGTGTCGACGTCTTCCAGAGAGATCACCGCGCGCTCTTCAACGTTGGTGAACAGGGCGATCTTGCGACGCGAAGACGCATCGACCGGATGGTCGGAGCGGCAGATCAGGACGTCAGGCTGCAGGCCAATGGAGCGCAGCTCCTTCACCGAGTGCTGGGTCGGCTTGGTCTTGGTCTCGCCGGCCGTGGCGATGTAGGGCACCAGGGTCAGGTGCATCAGCATGGCGCGCTTGGAGCCCACTTCGACGCGCAACTGGCGAATCGCTTCGAGGAACGGTTGCGACTCGATGTCGCCCACGGTACCGCCGATTTCCACCAGGGCCACGTCGGCATCGCCGGCACCCTTGATGATGCGGCGCTTGATCTCGTCGGTGATGTGCGGAATGACCTGGATGGTGGCGCCCAGATAATCACCACGGCGCTCCTTGCGCAGCACGTGCTCGTAGATACGGCCGGTGGTGAAGTTGTTGTTCTGGGTCATGGTGGTGCGGATGAACCGCTCGTAGTGGCCCAGGTCGAGGTCGGTCTCGGCGCCATCCTGGGTGACGAATACTTCACCGTGCTGGAACGGGCTCATGGTCCCCGGATCGACGTTGATATACGGGTCCAGCTTGAGCATGGTGACCTTGAGCCCCCGCGCTTCCAGGATGGCCGCCAGGGAAGCCGAGGCAATGCCTTTCCCCAATGAAGAAACAACACCGCCCGTGACGAATATGTAGCGCGTCATGAAAAACCCTAGAAGTCTGCGTTAAGGCGGTCAGCGCCGCCGGAGAAAGCGAAGGAAGGCCGAAGCCCCCGATCACCTGCGTCAATCACAGTGCATCTCGAACAACTGCCGCGTCTGTACAGACCGGGGTATCCCCAGTGTGGAGTTCGCTCGTCATTTTAAGAATCAGCCCAGCAAAAAACTGCTTGGTAATCGGCAACCGCTGTGATTTCGAGGAAGCCACAGAAGTTGTATCAAGAAGGGAGGGTAGTCTACCGGAATGTCGGCATCAGCTCAAACCTTGCACGCGGCCCGGCGGCTGCCACTGCAGTTGCCAGTCGCTCTGCACAAGCTCCGGCAGGTTGGCCACGGCCAGCAGGCGCGGGCCTTGATAGAGTAGCGGCAGGCGTTGGCGGACGAAGTGCGGAAGCTGGCGCTCATTGAGCAGACGCTTGAGATCGCGCTCGCCACGCCCGGGCACATTCAGCCGCTCGCCGCCCTGGCGATAGGCAATGCGCAGCCCTTCGGGCGGCTTTGCCCCCTGCAGCCAAACCATACCATTGCCAGGCAGGATCAACGGCTGATCGGGATCAAGCCAATACCATTGGCCTGACTTCCATTGACGCCAATCATCGGCCAGCCACCAGAGCCGCCCGTGGCTGCGCTGCAACTCGCCATCGGTCAGGCGCCAGATCGGCTGGGCATCAGGCGCAGCGTCGCGCAGCGCGTTCCAACCGGCCCAGTGCCTGGCGTCAGGCGGCCGGGTACGGCGACTGAGCCAGTACTGCAACGCATTGCGCTGGCGCGCCGGCGACAACGCACGCACGGCGTCCAGATCCAGAGACGCGAGCCCCAGCCAAGCGAAGGGCGCGCCCTGCTCGGCCGAACGCAAATCCTCGGCAGCCAGTTCATCGAGCAGCCCCAGCGCCTCGCCCAGGTGCTCGGCACTGCGGGCCATCTGCTGACTGGCTTGCGGCCAACGCTGGCGCAGTTGCGGCATCACCTGAGCCCGCAGGTAGTTGCGCGAAAATCCGACGTCCTGATTCGACGGGTCGTCGATCCAGCTCAACCCCTGCGCCTCGGCGTAACGCTGCAAGTGCTCGCGTGAGTCGGCCAGCAGCGGCCTGACCAACCTCCCCTGCCCCAACGTCCGCGACGACGGCATGGCCGTCATCCCACGCAAACCCGCCCCACGCAGGAGCCTGAACAGCAGGGTCTCGGCCTGATCGTCGAGGTGCTGGCCAGTGAACAGGACATCGCCCGGGCCAAGGCGACTGGCCAACGCGGCGTAGCGCGCGTCGCGTGCAGCCTGCTCCAGGCTGGCACCCACTGCGACCACCACTGGGATGACCTCCAATTCGACGCCCAGGGCATCGCACACAGCGCGACAGTGCTCGGGCCAGGCATTGGCGGCAGTCTGCAGACCATGGTGAATGTGCAGGGCGCGCAAGGGCGGCGCAGGATGACGACGACAGTGAGCCGCCAGGCGATGAAGCAGAACGGTCGAGTCGAGTCCGCCAGAGAAGGCGACAAACCAGGTGGGGGCGTTGAGCCAGGGGGTGAGGTCGAGCATCACAGCCTCACAAGGGGCGCATGGCGCCCCCGGGATCCTATCAGAGACCGTAGCTCATCAGGCGATCGTAGCGGCGCTTGAGCAGGGCGTCCTGGTCAAGCTTGCCCAGCATGCCCAATTGCTCGAGCAGGTCGGCACGGATGCTGGCGGCCATGGCAGCCGGGTCACGGTGGGCGCCGCCCAGCGGTTCGCCGATCACTTTGTCGACGATGTTCAGGCTCTTCAGGCGCTCTGCGGTGATGCCCATGGCTTCAGCAGCGTCTGCGGCTTTGTCGGCGGTCTTCCACAGGATCGAGGCACAGCCTTCCGGCGAAATGACCGAGTAGGTGGAGTACTGCAGCATGTTGAGTTGGTCGCACACGCCGATGGCCAGCGCGCCGCCCGAACCACCCTCACCGATCACGGTGGCGATGATCGGCGTTTTCAGACGCGCCATGACCCGCAGGTTCCAGGCAATCGCTTCGCTCTGGTTGCGCTCTTCGGCGTCGATGCCGGGATAAGCGCCCGGGGTGTCGATGAAGGTCAGGATCGGCATCTTGAAGCGTTCGGCCATCTCCATCAGACGGCACGCCTTGCGGTAGCCCTCCGGACGCGGCATGCCGAAGTTGCGCCGCACCTTTTCCCGCACCTCACGACCTTTCTGGTGACCGATGACCATCACCGGTTTGCCGTCCAGGCGCGCGGTGCCGCCAACGATGGCAGCGTCATCGGAGAAATGACGGTCGCCGTGCAATTCCTCGAACTCGGTGAAGATGTGCTCGATGTAGTCGAGGGTGTAAGGACGACGCGGGTGACGCGCCAGGCGCGCGATCTGCCAGCTGGTCAGGTTGCCGAAGATACTTTCGGTCAGGGTGCTGCTCTTGTCTTGCAGACGGGCAATTTCATCGCTGATGTTCAGCGAGTTGTCGTTGCCAACCAGGCGCAGGCCTTCGATCTTGGCTTGCAGGTCGGCAATCGGCTGTTCGAAATCGAGAAAATTCGGGTTCATAGGCATCCGTCTTGGGTCTACGGCCAGGCGGCCGGCCGGTTGATCCGTTTTGGCGCCATACCTTACGGGATCTGGCGCCTTGAGGTCGAGATTAAAATACGTCGTTTCAACGGTATTGCAGGAAGACGTTCTCACGCCCGAACTGGTCACGCAGTGTCTGAATCAAGCCATCAGCGGGGTCGATCGACCATTCGTCGCCAAACTGCAGCATGGCCTTGGCGTCGCTGCCGGTGTACTCGAGGGTGATCGGGCAGCCACCGCGATGACGCGTGATCAGCTCACCCAGCCACGTCAGGCGATCCCCCTTGAGCGCCTCATGGGCAATTTTCAGGCGCAGGCTCTCGGCCAGCTTGGTGCGCGCGTCTTCGAGCGTCATCACCTGCTTGACCCGCAGCCGCAGGCCACCGGAGAAGTCATCGTTGCTGACCTCGCCCTCGACCACCACCATTGCGTCGTTTTGCAGCAGCGCCTGGGCGGCCATGAAGGCGTCGGCGAACAGCGAGGCTTCGATGCGCCCGGAGCGATCATCGAGGGTGACGAAGCCCATCTTGTCGCCTTTCTTGTTCTTCATGACCCGCAGGGCAATGATCATCCCAGCGATGGTCTGGGTCTCGCGCGACGGCTTGAGATCGACGATGCGCTGGCGGGCGAAGCGGCGGATCTCGGCTTCGTATTCATCGATCGGGTGACCGGTGAGGTAAAGCCCGAGGGTGTCCTTTTCGCCTTTCAGACGCTCCTTGAGCGTCAGGTCGCGCACCCTGTGGTGGTTGCCATAAACGTCGGAGTCTTCTTCGACGAACAGCCCGCCAAACAGGTCGATGTGACCGCTGTCGGCGGTGCGTGCGGTCTGCTCGGCCGCCTTGATCGCCTCTTCAAGCGCCGAGAGCAACACGGCGCGGTTGCGGTCGATGTTGGCGTGGTAGGCCTTGATCTCGTCATGGAAGTGCGGACCGAGACGGTCGAGCGCACCGCTGCGGATCAAGGCGTCGAGGGTGCGCTTGTTGATGCGCTTGAGGTCCACGCGGGCGCAGAAATCGAACAAGTCCTTGAACGGCCCGCCCTCGGCGCGCGCCTCGACGATGGCTTCCACCGGCCCCTCGCCCACGCCTTTGATCGCACCCAGGCCATAGACGATGCGCCCGTCCTCGTTAACGGTGAACTTGAAGTCGGAAAAATTCACGTCCGGGGCGTCGAGGCGCAGCTTCATGCTGCGTACTTCCTCGACCAGCACCACCACCTTGTCGGTGTTGTGCATATCCGCCGACAGCACCGCCGCCATGAACGGCGCCGGGTAGTGGGTCTTGAGCCAGGCGGTCTGGTAAGAAACCAGGCCATAGGCAGCGGAGTGAGACTTGTTGAAACCGTAGCCGGCGAACTTCTCTACCAGGTCAAAGATGTTTCCTGCGAGGTTCGCATCGATGCCGTTATTGGCACAGCCTTCGATGAAGCCGCCACGCTGCTTGGCCATCTCCTCGGGCTTCTTCTTGCCCATGGCCCGACGCAGCATGTCGGCGCCCCCCAGGGTGTAGCCGGCCATCACCTGTGCAATCTGCATCACCTGCTCTTGATACAGGATGATGCCGTAGGTCGGCGCCAGCACCGGTTGCAGACCGTCGTACTGATAGTCAGGGTGCGGATAAGCCAGCTCGGCGCGACCGTGCTTGCGGTTGATGAAGTCGTCGACCATGCCCGATTGCAGCGGGCCAGGGCGGAACAGCGCCACCAGTGCGATCAAGTCCTCCAGGCAGTCGGGCTTGAGCTTCTTGATCAGCTCCTTCATGCCGCGCGATTCGAGCTGGAATACGGCCGTGGTTTCAGCCTTTTGCAACAGCTCGTAGGTCTTGCGGTCATCGAGCGGGATGAAGTCGATGTTGACCTCGGGCAGGTCCTTCTTGGCCTGCTCGCGGTTGATGATCTCCATCGCCCATTTGATGATGGTCAGGGTACGCAGGCCGAGGAAGTCGAACTTCACCAGGCCGGCGGCCTCGACGTCATCCTTGTCGAACTGGGTAATCAGGCCGCCGCCTTCTTCATCACAAGCGATCGGCGAGAAGTCGGTGAGCTTGGTCGGCGCGATCACCACACCCCCGGCGTGCTTGCCGGTGCCGCGGGTGACCCCTTCGAGCTTGAGCGCCATGTCCCAGATTTCTCGGGCGTCCTCATCGCCCTTGAGGAAGTCGCGCAGGATTTCTTCCTGCTCGTACGCCTTCTCCAAGGTCATGCCCACTTCGAACGGAATCATCTTCGACAGGCGATCGGCCAGGCCATAGGACTTGCCCTGCACCCGCGCTACGTCACGCACCACCGCCTTGGCAGCCATGGTGCCGAAGGTGATGATCTGGCTGACCGCATTGCGCCCATAGGCTTCGGCCACGTAGTCGATGACCCGGTCGCGGCCGTCCATGCAGAAGTCGACGTCGAAGTCGGGCATGGAAACACGTTCAGGGTTGAGGAAACGTTCGAACAGCAGGTCATAGGCCAGCGGGTCGAGGTCGGTGATCTTCAGGACATAGGCCACCAGCGAGCCGGCACCCGAACCACGGCCAGGCCCCACCGGGACGCCGTTGTTCTTGGCCCACTTGATGAAGTCCATCACGATGAGGAAGTAACCCGGGAAACCCATCTGGATGATGATGTCCAGCTCGAACTTCAGCCGGTCCAGGTAGACCTGGCGTTTCTCATCGTAGTCAGGCGTGGTTTCCTTCGGCCAGAGTACCGCCAGACGCTCTTCCAGGCCTTCGTGGGACACGTGGCGCAGGTAGTCGTCGATGCCCATGCCATTGGGCGTCGGAAAATCGGGCAGGAAGTATTTGCCCAACTGCACAGTGATATTGCAGCGCTTGGCAATCTCTACGGTGTTGGCGATCGCGTCTGGCAAGTCGCTGAACAGCTCGGCCATTTCCTCGGCCGACTTGAGGTATTGCTGATCGCTGTACAGGCGTGGACGGCGCGGATCGTCCAGGGTCCAGCCTTCGCCGATGCAGACACGGGTTTCGTGGGCGTCGAAGTCGGACTGCTTGATGAAGCGCACATCATTGGTTGCCACCAGCGGCGCGCCGAGCTTGTCTGCCAGGGCCACGGCGGCGTGGACATATTCTTCGTCACGCGCGCGATTGGTGCGCTGCACCTCAACATAGAAGCGCTCGGGCAGCATCTGCATCCAGTCGCGCAGCAACGCCTCGGCCTCATCCTGACGGCCGGCCAACAGCGCCATGCCGATATCGCCTTCACGCGCGGCGGACAAACCGATCAGCCCTTCGCTGGCCGGGGCGATCCACTCGCGCTGGATGATGACCAGACCGTTGCGCTGCCCATCGGTCCATCCGCGAGAAATCAGCTCGGTGAGGTTGCGATAGCCTTCCGGGCTCATGGCCAGGAAGCAGATGCGCGACAGCGGCGCTTCCGGCTCGGCACCGGCCAACCACAAGTCGGCACCACAGATCGGCTTGATGCCAGCCCCCATGGCAGACTTGTAGAACTTGACCAGCGAGCACATGTTGCTTTGATCGGTGATCGCCACCGCCGGCATGTTCATTCCGGCCAGGGCCTTGGCCAGCGGCTTGATCCGCACCAGGCCATCGACCAGGGAGAATTCGGAATGCACGCGAAGGTGAACGAAGGAGACCGGCATGGAGGATCCTGTGACAGCGATGAACGACAAAGGCGCGATTGTAGCGTAATTGGCCGCAAGGATTGCGACCGCTGCTCGCGCGGCGGGAGCGGTTAGATCAACGAAGAGATGTGCCCGACCCGCGCCTCATAGGCGGCACGAACCGGCGCGAAGGAACGCCGATGAATCGGCGTCGGGCCCAGCCGCGCCAAGGCTTCGAGATGCACTGGCGTTGGGTAACCCTTGTGTCCGCCGATGCCGTATCCCGGATAGATCAGCTCGAACGCGCTCATTTCGCGATCACGGGTAACCTTGGCCAGGATCGACGCGGCGGCGATGGCCGGCACTTGCGAGTCGCCCTTGACCACCGGCGAGGCAGGCACGGCCAGCTGCGGACAGCGGTTGCCGTCGATCAACGCCAGTTTCGGCTGAGTGCTCAGTCCTTCGACGGCACGCTGCATGGCCAGCATCGTGGCATGCAGGATGTTCAGTCGATCGATTTCTTCGACACTGGCGCGAGCGATGCAGAAGGCCAGCGCCTTTTCGCAGATTTCCTCGAACAGCGCCTCGCGGCGTGCTTCGGTCAGTTTCTTGGAGTCGTTCAAGCCGAGAATCGGCCGATTCGGATCGAGGATCACCGCGGCAGTGACCACGTCACCGCACAGCGGACCCCGACCCACTTCGTCGACACCGGCAACGAGTTCCTCGACCAGCTTGAAATCCAGTCCCATCTGCATATCAGTGCTTCCCGAGCAAGGCCAGCACGGCCTCGGCAGCCTGGTTGGAGGCGTCGCGGCGCAAGGTGCGGTGGATCCGGTCGAAACTGTCGGTCTGCTCGCCACCATCGCGCACCAGCGGTGCCAAGGTCGTGGCAAGGGCCTCAGGCGTGGCGGCGTCCTGCAACAACTCAGGCACCAACAGGCGCTGGGCGAGCAGGTTGGGCAAGGACACGTAGGGGCTGCGAACCATTCGCTTGAGAATCCAGAACGTCAACGGTGCCAAGCGATAGGCCACCACCATCGGACGCTTGTACAACAAGGCTTCAAGGGTGGCCGTGCCGGAAGCGATCAGCACCGCATCACATGCCGCCAGCGCCAGGTGAGACTGACCGTCGAGCAGCGTCAGTGGCAGATCGCGGCCTTGCAGCATCTGCTCGAGCTGTGCACGGCGTGCCGGGTTGGCACAGGGAGAGACGAAGCGCACTCCAGGAATCAAGTGCTGCAAGCGCTTGGCCGTGTCCAGGAACACCTCACCCAAGCGTCCGACCTCACCACCGCGACTGCCCGGCATCAGTGCCACCAGCGGTCCATCGCCAAACCCCAGAGACGCGCGCGCAGCACTGCGATCGGCTTGCAGGGGAATAGTGTCGGCCAGCGGATGACCCACGAAGCGTACAGGCACGCCTTGCTCTTCGTAGAACTTCGCCTCGAAGGGCAGCAGGGTGAGCATCAGGTCGCAGCCTTCGCGGATCTTGAGCACCCGCTTCTGCCGCCAAGCCCAGACGGAGGGGCTGACGTAATGCACGGTCTTGATCCCGGCCTGACGCAGCTTCAATTCGATGGTGAGGGTGAAGTCCGGTGCGTCGATGCCGATGAACACGTCGGGCTTCTCGCCGATCAGCGTCTGGACCAGGTCCTTGCGGCGCTTGAGCAGTTCGCGCAAACGTCCCAGCACCTCGACCAGACCCATCACCGACAGGCGCTCCATGGGGAAGTAAGACTGCAGCCCTTCGGCCTCCATCAGAGGACCACCGACGCCAATGAAACGGACGTCGGGGTGACGTGCCTTGAGCGCACGCATCAGACCCGAGCCTAGGATGTCGCCGCTGGCCTCACCGGCGACCAGCGCTACGCAAAGTGAGGCCATGTCAGCGGGTGATGCCGCGGGCGGAGCCGAGGATCGACTGACGGAACAACTCGACTTCAGGATTCAGAGCCGCCAACTCATCCAGTTCCTTGACTGCGTCCTCCACCGTCAAGCCCTGACGGTAAACGATCTTGTAGGCGCGTCGCAGGTTCTGGATCACGTCATCGCTGAAACCACGACGGCGCATGCCTTCGAAGTTCATGCTGCGCGCTTCGGCCGGGCTGCCGAACACCGTGACGAATGCCGGCACATCCTTGCCAATGGCCGTGCCCATGCCGGAAAAGGCGTGGGCGCCGATGTGGCAATACTGATGCACCAGGGTATAGCCAGACAGGATCGCCCAGTCACCTACATGCACATGGCCGGCCAGCGCCGTGTTATTGACCAGGATGCAGTGATTGCCGATCACGCTGTCGTGGCCGATATGGGCATAGGCCATGATCAGGTTGTGGTCACCCAGCGTAGTCTCGAAGCGGTCCTGAACGGTTCCACGGTGAATGGTGACGCCTTCGCGGATCACATTGTGATCACCGATCACCAAACGGGTAGGCTCGCCCTTGTACTTGAGGTCCGGGGTGTCTTCACCGATGGAACTGAACTGGTAGATGCGGTTGTGCCGGCCGATTCGGGTCGGCCCCTTGAGCACCACGTGCGGGCCGATGACGGTGCCCTCCCCGATTTCGACATCAGGGCCTACGATCGACCAGGGGCCAATCTCGACACCGTCAGCCACCTTGGCCGACGGATCGATGATCGCCCGCGGATCAATCGAACTCATAGGGAGCGTTCCGCACAGGTGATCTGGGCCGAGCAGACCGGCTTGCCGTCGACCAGAGCGCGGCATTCGAACTTCCAGATCATGCTTTTGCGGCTGAGGAACGTGGCTTCGAGTACCAACTGATCGCCGGGCAGCACCGGCTGGCGGAAGCGCAGTTTGTCGGAGCCGACGAAGTAATAGAGCGTGCCATCGGCAGGCTTCGCATCGAGCATCTTGAACCCGAGAATCCCGGCTGCCTGGGCCATCGCTTCGATGATCAGCACGCCAGGCATGATCGGATGCGCCGGGAAGTGACCGTTGAAGAACGGTTCATTGATGCTGACATTCTTGTAGGCACGAATGCTCTGGGCCTCGAAGTCCAGGTCCGTGACCCGGTCCACCAGCAGGAACGGGTAACGGTGAGGCAGGTATTCGCGAATCTCGTTGATGTCCATCATTTCGGGGGGAAGCCTGTAATAAGAATAGGGAGCGCAGGTGCTGACCACACGCTCCTTTTGCAGTCCAAAGAGGAGCCAGCGAGCGACTGTTCACTCTTGCTCAGGAAATGGTATCAGCCTTCTGATGCCGGCTGGCCACCTGAGGTCACGGTGTCGACACGTTTTTCCAGTTGCTGCAACCGTTTGGACATGTCGTCAAGCTGCCGAATCCGCGCAGCGCTCTTGCGCCATTCGGCCAGAGGCTGCATGGCGGTGCCGGAAGAATAGCCACCGGGCTCGGTAATCGAGCGGGTCACCATGGTCATGCCGGAGACGAAGACGTTGTCGCAGACATCGATGTGACCGACCATCCCGACGCCACCTGCGATCATGCAGTGCTTGCCGATCCGGGTGCTGCCTGAAATACCGACACAGGCAGCCATCGCGGTGTGGTCACCGACCTGCACGTTGTGAGCGATCTGGATCTGGTTGTCGAGCTTGACCCCATTGCCGATGCGCGTATCGGACAGCGCCCCTCGGTCCACCGCAGTATTGACACCGATTTCTACATCGTCGCCGAGCGTGACACCACCAATCTGCGCGATCTTCTGCCAGATGCCTTTCTCAGTGGCGAAACCGAAGCCTTCACCGCCAATCACTGCGCCGGACTGAATCACGACGCGCTTGCCGATGGTCACATCGTGGTACAGCGTGACCCGCGGCGCCAACCAGCCGCCCTCACCGATAACGCAACGAGCACCTACGAAACAGTGGGCACCGATGGTGACGTTCGCCGCGATGCGTGCGCCACTCTCGATCACCGCGAACGCGCCGACGCTGGCACTTTCATCCACCTGTGCATCCTCTGCCACCACGGCGCTAGGATGTATACCTGCCACAGCCTTGGGCTTCGGATCGAACAGGTGGGAGATGCGCGCGTAAGCCAGATACGGATCAGGCACGATCACTGCGTTGCCGGTGAAGCCCTCGGCATCCTCGGCCGTGATCAACACCGCCGCCGCCTGACTCTCGTCGAGGAATTTGCGGTACTGACGATTGGCCAGGAAGCTCAACTGCCCGGGCCCGGCTTCCTGCAAGGTCGCCAGACCGGTGATCGCAAGCGACTCGGGGCCACTGAGTGTGGCCCCGAGGGTGTCGGCCAACTGGCCGAGCGTGATGGTCAGGGTCATATCAACGCGCTTGATTCATACGCTCGATAACCTGGCGGGTGATGTCGTACTGAGGTTTGACATCGATTACCGCGCCACGCTCGAGCACCAGGTCGAAACCGCCTTTCTTGATGACTTCTTCCACAGCACCATCGAGCTTGGGCTTGAGCTGCTTGAGCATGTCGCGGTCAGCGACGGCCTTGGCCTCGTTCAATTCCTTGGACTGGAACTGGAAGTCGCGAGCTTTCTGCTTGAATTCAAGCTCCAGGCGCTCACGCTCAGGCTGCTGCATCTTGTCGCCGCCCTTGATCAAGCGGTCTTGAATGCCTTTGGCGCTGCTTTCGAGGGTCTTGAGCTGGTTGAGCTGTGGACCAAACTTTTTCTCGGCGTCAACGGCGTACTTCTTAGCCGCATCGGACTCGAGCAGCGCCATCTGGTAGTTCAGAACGGCAACCTTCATTTCGGCGAAAGCCGGGGTGGCGACCAGCGCCGCGGCCACTACGGCCAGTTGAGTCAACTTACGCACGATGCACTCCTGGATAAACCGTTGTCGTTAAGCAAGGGCCTGCTTAGAAAGTCTGGCCCAG
Proteins encoded in this region:
- the kdsA gene encoding 3-deoxy-8-phosphooctulonate synthase; its protein translation is MTQKIIRVGNIEIANDKPFVLFGGMNVLESRDLALKVCEAYVRVTEKLGIPYVFKASFDKANRSSVTSYRGPGMEEGLKIFEEIKRTFDVPVITDVHEPYQCEPVAKVCDIIQLPAFLSRQTDLVVAMAKTGAVINIKKAQFLAPHEMKHILAKCVEAGNDQLILCERGSSFGYNNLVVDMLGFGIMKQFEYPVFFDVTHSLQTPGGRADSAGGRRAQVTDLAKAGMSQGLAGLFLEAHPDPDNAKCDGPCALRLDKLEPFLAQLKQLDDLVKSFPTVETA
- a CDS encoding CTP synthase; the protein is MTRYIFVTGGVVSSLGKGIASASLAAILEARGLKVTMLKLDPYINVDPGTMSPFQHGEVFVTQDGAETDLDLGHYERFIRTTMTQNNNFTTGRIYEHVLRKERRGDYLGATIQVIPHITDEIKRRIIKGAGDADVALVEIGGTVGDIESQPFLEAIRQLRVEVGSKRAMLMHLTLVPYIATAGETKTKPTQHSVKELRSIGLQPDVLICRSDHPVDASSRRKIALFTNVEERAVISLEDVDTIYKIPGVLHAQGLDDFVVERFGLQCNGADLSEWDKVVDAKLNPEHEVTIAMVGKYMELLDAYKSLIEAMSHAGITNRTKVNLRYIDSEDIENQGTRLLEGADAILVPGGFGLRGVEGKITAVQYARENKVPYLGICLGMQVAVIEFARNVMGWKDANSTEFDRNSGHPVVGLITEWADATGAVETRSEASDLGGTMRLGAQDCQLAAGSNVHDCYGKDVITERHRHRYEVNNNLLPQLVEAGLVVSGRSEDGALVEVVESKDHPWFVACQFHPEFTSTPRDGHPLFSGFVKAALKQKNKA
- the tilS gene encoding tRNA lysidine(34) synthetase TilS, which encodes MLDLTPWLNAPTWFVAFSGGLDSTVLLHRLAAHCRRHPAPPLRALHIHHGLQTAANAWPEHCRAVCDALGVELEVIPVVVAVGASLEQAARDARYAALASRLGPGDVLFTGQHLDDQAETLLFRLLRGAGLRGMTAMPSSRTLGQGRLVRPLLADSREHLQRYAEAQGLSWIDDPSNQDVGFSRNYLRAQVMPQLRQRWPQASQQMARSAEHLGEALGLLDELAAEDLRSAEQGAPFAWLGLASLDLDAVRALSPARQRNALQYWLSRRTRPPDARHWAGWNALRDAAPDAQPIWRLTDGELQRSHGRLWWLADDWRQWKSGQWYWLDPDQPLILPGNGMVWLQGAKPPEGLRIAYRQGGERLNVPGRGERDLKRLLNERQLPHFVRQRLPLLYQGPRLLAVANLPELVQSDWQLQWQPPGRVQGLS
- the accA gene encoding acetyl-CoA carboxylase carboxyl transferase subunit alpha, which encodes MNPNFLDFEQPIADLQAKIEGLRLVGNDNSLNISDEIARLQDKSSTLTESIFGNLTSWQIARLARHPRRPYTLDYIEHIFTEFEELHGDRHFSDDAAIVGGTARLDGKPVMVIGHQKGREVREKVRRNFGMPRPEGYRKACRLMEMAERFKMPILTFIDTPGAYPGIDAEERNQSEAIAWNLRVMARLKTPIIATVIGEGGSGGALAIGVCDQLNMLQYSTYSVISPEGCASILWKTADKAADAAEAMGITAERLKSLNIVDKVIGEPLGGAHRDPAAMAASIRADLLEQLGMLGKLDQDALLKRRYDRLMSYGL